Part of the Coleofasciculus sp. FACHB-1120 genome is shown below.
ATTCCGGATATTGATCTGGCACTAAAAGATGGCTTCACAACCGGAGGCGGGCTGGGTATGGGTTTAAGTGGGGCAAAGCGGCTCGTGAACGAATTCAATATCGTTTCCCGTGTCGGAGAGGGCACAAAGATCACGATTACAAAGTGGAAGTGAGTTAATGATGAACGCTCCCGTTGCTCTGCCGATCTTAGAGTCTAGTCAGGTTGGCGAAGCGCGACGGATCGCGATCGCGATCGCAACTCGTCTCGGTTTCAACGAAACTGAGCGGGGGCAGGTTGGGATTGTCGTAACTGAAGTTGCAACTAACCTGGTTCGGCACGCTAAGGACGGTCTGCTGCTGCTACAGCCTTTAACCAAAAACGACATCACGGGGATGGAAATCCTCGCCTTAGACAAAGGGCCAGGAATCAGCAATCTCCAAGAGTGTCTGCGCGATGGTTTTTCTACAGCAGGGACTCCTGGAAATGGTTTGGGGGCAGTTAGCCGCCTTTCTGCTTTTTTTGAGATTCATTCTGCTCCCAATGTGGGTACAGCTTTATTAAGCCGCCTCTGGGCTAGCCCAATACCGGCAAAGCAATCGAACAACAATCTAGAGATTGGCGTGGTATGCCTGCCGATGGCAGGGGAGGAGGTGTCGGGGGATGGGTGGGTAACCGACCAACAGCCCGGTCGCAGTCTGCTGTTAGTCACTGATGGTTTGGGTCACGGGCCTCTAGCCGCCCAGGCGTCCTTAGAAGCCGTTCAGATATTTCGAGAGAATGTCCGCAAAAGCCCCAAAGAGATTATTGAAGCCGCTCACGCAGTTCTGCGGAGTACTCGTGGAGCCGCTTTAGCGATCGCAGAAGTGGACTTTGAACGACAAACCATTCGTTTTGCAGGAGTTGGCAATATCGCTGGCAGCGTTTTTTCTCCCGCAGGAAGCTACAGTATGGTTTCCCACAATGGGACTGTCGGGCATGAGGTTCGCAAAATTCAGGAGTTTGTCTATCAATGGCCCCAAGGAGGGCTTTTAGTGATGCACTCCGACGGGTTAGGTACGCAGTGGCGATTTGATCGTTATGCTGGTCTCATAACCAGACATCCCAGCCTAATCGCTGGAGTTTTGTACCGGGATTTCTATCGAGGTCGCGATGACGTAACTGTGCTGGTTGCTCGCGAAGCAGGCTGAAGGGCAAAGGATCGCTAATCAACAATGAACAATTAGCAATGCTTCTATTCGCAATTGACTAATGACCAATCTCCTCACTGTAGAAATCCGTTACGAGCAAGATGTCGTTATGACCCGTCAACGGGCACGGCAGATTGCTCAAGCTTTGGGGTTTGAATCTCAGGATCAGACCCGCATTGCCACTGCTGTCTCTGAAATTGCTCGCAACGCCTTCCAATATGCCGGTGGGGGAAAAGTTGAATTTCAGGTGGAAGGCGAATTGTCTCATAGCTTGCTGATATGCGTTCGTGACCAAGGATCGGGCATCGCCAATCTGAAAACCATTCTGGATGGACAGTATAAATCAGAAACCGGAATGGGCTTAGGCATCATTGGCACCAAGCGGCTGATGGATCGGTTTCACATTGCGTCAACGCCAAAGCACGGAACAGAGGTGCTGATGGAAAAAACCTTGCCAAAGCGGGCACCAAGCTTGACCGCAAAGCGCTTGGGGCAAATCGCTGATGAGTTGGTAATGAGAGGGTCTCAAAATCCATTTGAGGAAATTCAGCAGCAAAACCAAGAACTGCTTCGCACTCTAGCGGAACTCGAAAAGCGTCAAGCCGAACTAGCCCAAGTCAATCGCGAGCTAGAGGATACCAATCGCGGTGTTGTGGCATTATATGCCGAGTTAGATGAAAAAGCAGTTTCTTTACAGCGAGCGAATGAACTCAAAACTCGTTTTCTCTCCAATATGAGCCATGAGTTTCGCACGCCGCTTAACTCAATTATGTCTCTCTCCAGGCTGTTGCTAGATCGGATGGATGGTGAATTGACAGCCGATCAAGAAAAGCAAGTGACATTTATCCGCCAGTCAGCTGAAGGTCTTTCGGAGCTAGTAAACGACCTTTTAGACTTGGCAAAGGTCGAGGCGGGAAAAATTGTGGTTCATCCGAATGAGTTTGAAGTTAGCGAGCTATTCGCTACACTCAGAGGAATGCTTCGCCCACTTCTTAGTGAGAATTCTTCAATTTCTCTGGTTTTTGAAAAACCTGTTGGCTTTCCCACACTTCGCACTGATGAGGGCAAGGTTGCCCAAATTTTGAGAAATTTTATTTCTAATGCCTTGAAATATACCGAAAAAGGTGAAGTTCGCGTCAGAGCTGAACTGGATAAAAATACCGTCGTCTTCTCTGTAACTGATACAGGTATCGGAATTGCACCTGAGGATATTGAGCGAATCTTTGAGGAATTTATTCAGGTAAATTCTCACCTTCAAAAGCGGGTTAAAGGAACAGGTCTAGGACTGCCGCTTTCGCGGAAGTTAGCCGAGTTGCTCGGAGGCAGTGTCTCCATCAAAAGCTCACACGGGCTTGGTTCCACGTTTTTTGCCACTATACCACTCGTTTACGGGGGTGATATCGAGGAGGCAGATGAAATGGATGTTCCCTTGCAGTTAGATGCGACTCGCGATCCGATATTAGTTGTAGAAGATAACCAAGAGACACTGTTTATTTACGAGAAGTATTTTGCGGGGTCGAGTTATCAGATGATCCCAGCGCGATCGCTCAAGCAAGTCAAACAAGCATTTCAAATGTTTAAGCCACGAGCTGTGCTATTAGATATCTTGCTTGAAGATCAAAACACCTGGGATTTCCTTTCTGAGATGAAAGCCAACTCTTTAACACGAGATATTCCCGTCGTCGTTATCACCGTTATTGACAACGAGAAGAAAGCTCGTGCTTTAGGTGCAGATGCCTTCTTTGTTAAACCAGTGGAACGGTTATCGCTTCTCGAAAAACTTAATATGTTAGTCAAGCAAGAGCATTTACAAAAGGTTTTGATTATTGACGATGACCCAGTATCCCACTATCTACTCAAGCAATCTTTAGCCGCTTGTACGGGTGCTACCACCCGTGAAAATCACTTTGATTTTAAGATAATTGAGGCAACTTCAGGGGGCGAAGGCATTCGTCATGCCCACTTAGAAAATCCTTCTTGTATTTTTCTCGACTTAGTTATGCCAGATATGAGCGGGTTTGAGGTTTTGGAACAGTTGAAAGCCGATCCAGCTACTAAAAATATTCCGGTAATTATTAATACTTCAAAGCTTCTTGAACCAGAGGAGCGCTCGATACTGGTTGAAAGCACAGTAGCGATTCTCTCAAAAGACAATCCATCGCGTGAAGTTGCGATCGCTCTTGTCCGAGAAGCACTTCTTTCCGCTGGGCTAGTTCTGGAGCCTGGAGAGGAAGAACATGTCTGATCCCACTCTTGTCACTATCTTGCACGTAGACGACAACGAAGCCAACCGCTATGTCATTAGTCGGATGCTTCGGAAAGCAGGATTTGAGGTTAAAGAGGCCGCAACCGGCGAAACGGCTCTGCAATTGGTTGCACACCAACCGCCTGACTTAATTATCCTTGACGTGCAGCTTCCTGGCATCAATGGGTTTGAGGTTTGCCACCGACTCAAGGCAAATCCCAGCACTTCCTCGATTCCCGTGCTGCATCTATCTGCTAGTTTTGTTGAAAGTAAGGATAAGGCACAAGGGTTAGAGAGTGGTGCAGATGGCTACTTAG
Proteins encoded:
- a CDS encoding SpoIIE family protein phosphatase, which produces MNAPVALPILESSQVGEARRIAIAIATRLGFNETERGQVGIVVTEVATNLVRHAKDGLLLLQPLTKNDITGMEILALDKGPGISNLQECLRDGFSTAGTPGNGLGAVSRLSAFFEIHSAPNVGTALLSRLWASPIPAKQSNNNLEIGVVCLPMAGEEVSGDGWVTDQQPGRSLLLVTDGLGHGPLAAQASLEAVQIFRENVRKSPKEIIEAAHAVLRSTRGAALAIAEVDFERQTIRFAGVGNIAGSVFSPAGSYSMVSHNGTVGHEVRKIQEFVYQWPQGGLLVMHSDGLGTQWRFDRYAGLITRHPSLIAGVLYRDFYRGRDDVTVLVAREAG
- a CDS encoding ATP-binding protein → MTNLLTVEIRYEQDVVMTRQRARQIAQALGFESQDQTRIATAVSEIARNAFQYAGGGKVEFQVEGELSHSLLICVRDQGSGIANLKTILDGQYKSETGMGLGIIGTKRLMDRFHIASTPKHGTEVLMEKTLPKRAPSLTAKRLGQIADELVMRGSQNPFEEIQQQNQELLRTLAELEKRQAELAQVNRELEDTNRGVVALYAELDEKAVSLQRANELKTRFLSNMSHEFRTPLNSIMSLSRLLLDRMDGELTADQEKQVTFIRQSAEGLSELVNDLLDLAKVEAGKIVVHPNEFEVSELFATLRGMLRPLLSENSSISLVFEKPVGFPTLRTDEGKVAQILRNFISNALKYTEKGEVRVRAELDKNTVVFSVTDTGIGIAPEDIERIFEEFIQVNSHLQKRVKGTGLGLPLSRKLAELLGGSVSIKSSHGLGSTFFATIPLVYGGDIEEADEMDVPLQLDATRDPILVVEDNQETLFIYEKYFAGSSYQMIPARSLKQVKQAFQMFKPRAVLLDILLEDQNTWDFLSEMKANSLTRDIPVVVITVIDNEKKARALGADAFFVKPVERLSLLEKLNMLVKQEHLQKVLIIDDDPVSHYLLKQSLAACTGATTRENHFDFKIIEATSGGEGIRHAHLENPSCIFLDLVMPDMSGFEVLEQLKADPATKNIPVIINTSKLLEPEERSILVESTVAILSKDNPSREVAIALVREALLSAGLVLEPGEEEHV